The window ACCTTCTCGCCGAGCTGCAGTTGTTCGACCACCACCTTGTTTTCCGCCTTCAGCTGCTTCTTGGTGATCTGGTAGTGCAGGTCGAGATTGAGCCGGCCCTTGCGGATGCGGTAGCCGGCGAACTTGCCGGAATAGGGGGTGAGGGTGGTCAGTTCGACGCGCTTGAAGCTGGTGGTCAGATCGAGACTGTCCAGCGGGTCGAACGGATTGATGCTGCCGAGGATGCTCACCGGCGCATAGCGGTCGACCTTGCCCTTGATCGCCACCTTGGCCGCTTGCGGCTTGCGGCTGTCGAGGGTGCCGATACTGCCATTGAGCTGCTGGATGGCGGTGGCGAAGTTGGGCCGCAGGCTGAAGTCGGCGAAGTTGGCCGAGCCGTTGGCGATGCTGATTGCGCCGATACGGATGCCCAGCGGCTTGCCCGCCGGGTTGGCGGGCGCCGGTGACGGCGTTTGGCCGGCAGGCGTGGCGGGCTGCGGGATCAGCAAATCGTTGATGTTGGTGGTCTGGTCTTCGTTGATCATCACCCGCGCGTAGGGCTGGTCGAGGCTGACTTTGGCGATCTCCAGGTGGTCCTTGTGCTGGTAGTTGAGGCCCTCCAGCACCAGCGTTTGCCATTTAACGAAGTCGCGCTCCTTGAGGGTGTCGAGGGTGTGCAGCTGGTTGACCTCGGCGCGGCCGTTGACGGCGAAAGCTAGCGGCTCTGTGCTTTGCAGGTCGACATCGAGGTCGCTGCCGAGCAGGCCGCTGCGCAGTTCCAGGCGAATGAACGGGCTGATGTAGGCCTGCGCCACACGCAGGTCGATGTCGCGGGTGGCGACCTTGAGCTTGGCGCTGACCGGCTTGAGGTTGACCTCGCCCTCGGCGCTCAGCTGGCCCTGTTTGCCCAGCCCGGTCTCGAGCTTGAGGCCGAAGGGCGACTGGTTGAGGCTGTCGAAATTACGCAGATCGAGGCTCAGTGGGCCGACCTCCAGGACCACAGGCTCGGCCGGCTGGCGGTCGGCGAGGTGGATGCGGTAATCGCGTAGCTGGGTGTCGACCAGCAGCACCTGCCAGGGCTTGCTCGGTTCGGGCTCAGCTGGCGTCGGCGTCGGCGTCGGCGTCTGGGCTGGCGCGGCGGGAGGTGGAGTTGTTAGTGGTTGCTGGGCAGCGCCGGCGGCCATCGGGTGGCTCGCGGCTGGCGTCTCAGGAGTCGCGGGTGCCGGGGCGGCCTCTGCCGGAGCCTGGGCAGGGGCAGGGGCAGGGGCAGGGGGCTGTGGGCGCTGGTGCGCGGCGAACAGCTTCTGCCAGTCGAGCTGGCCATCCTTCTCGCGGGTGGCCCAGGTTTCCAGATTCTGGCTGCGGATCTTGCCGACGATTACCTGTTGCTTGGCCAGATCCAGGCTGGTTTCGCTGACTTCCAGGCGCTCCAGGCGCACCAAGGGCTTGTTGTCCGGGCTCTTGATGGCGAAGGGTGCCACAGTGATGGTGGCGTTGCTCAGCTTCAGCTCGGTGCCTTTGGTCAGGTTCAGCGAGTAGTCGCTATTGAGGCTGATCACGCCGTCCTCCAGTACTAGCGGCACGGCATCGCGCACGTAGGGCCAGAAGCCTTTCATCTTGCCGTCGGTGAGCTTGAGCTGGCCGCTGGAGGTGATCGGCGACAGGCTGACCTGACCATGCCAGTCGATGCGCCCACCGTGCGGGCCGATGGCCACTAGGCTCATGTCGGCATTGTCGTGGGGCAGGGTGCTGAGGTTCATCAATTCGAGGTTGAGCGAGTCGTAGGCGAACTCGACCGGCTCGCTGGGGCGCAGATCCTGGAAGTGCAGACCACCTTCGGTCAAAACGATGCGGTCGATGCGCAGCGGAAAGGGTTCGCTCGGCGGCTGTTCGGCGGGCTTCGGTTCGCTCGGCGGCAGCTCGAACAATTGGCTCAGGTTGAGCTTGCCGTCCTTGGCGAACAGCACCTCGGTGTGCGATTTCTCCAACTCGACCGCGGCCAGGTGCAGCGCGCCACTCCACAGGCTGTCCAGCTGCAGGTTGGCGTACAGGCGTTGGAAGCCGGCCTGCGCTTGCTCGGCTTCGCCGACATGCAGGCCCCAGAGGGTCAGTTCCAGGCTGAACGGGTTGAGTTCCAGGCGCTCCAAATGCGCTGGCACCGTCGCGTACTGGGCCAGTTGCTGGTTAGCCACGCGCAGGGCGATGCCTGGGAGGATCAGGAAGCCGAGCAGGCTGTAAAGGGCTAGGGCGATCAGCAGGGCGCCGGCGGCGCGTTTCAATCCTTTGGGCATGGTGCGGCGTCATCTTCCAGGCTGAGGTGCCGTGGAGTATGGCATGGCTGTGTGAGTGTGCGGCCCCTACACCCGCTCAAAAACGCAGGATCAGGGTCTTCAGCGGCGGCTGGCCGTCCATCGAGGGGAAGTCCGCGGCGGGGGGCAGGGGTTGGCAGTCGCGCACCGATCGGCCGAGTTTCTCGGCGCAGCGCAGCACCTGCTCGCGCCAGTCGTGCATTGCCACCTTCGCCAGGTTGTTGCAGCAGATCAGCACGCCGTTGGCGGCGGTGGCCAGCAGCGCCGGCTTGAGCAGACTCTGGTAATCGCGCAGCAGGTCGACGGTACCGAAGGTGCTCTTGGCCCAGGCCGGCGGGTCGAGGAACACCAGGTCGAACTGGCGCGCCTGCAGGCGTGGGTAGTGCGGCAGTTTGTGCCCGCGCCGCGCGCTGACGGGCAGGCCGGCCAACTGGCGGACGGCCGGGAAGTAATCGGACTGGACGAATTGCATGGCCGGCAGCTGCGGGTTGAGCGCGCCGTTCTCGCGGCCGACCGCCAGGTTGCCTTCGGCGAAGTCCAGGTTGACCACCGTGCTGGCGCCACCAGCCGCTGCGCTGAGACCGACGCCGCAGGTGTAGGCGAACAGGTTGAGCACCGATTTGCCGGCACTGTGGGCCTTGATCCAGCCACGGGCGTTGCGCAGGTCGAGGAACAGCAGTGGATCCTGGCCCGGATGGCGGCCGCGCACCCGGTAGTTGAGGCCCCATTCGTGGCCGATCAGGTCTTTCAGGGCGGCGGCGTCGGGCTGATACACCGGATCGCTGCGGTCGATGCGCGAGTTACCCTGCGAGCGGTCGTTGTAGACCAGCAGCAGGTCGAGGCCGAGGCTGCGCTCGATCTCCGCGTGCAGGGCCAGCAGGGCGTCGCGCTCGAGGGTTTGGTGGAAACTCTGCACCAGCAACTGCGGGCCGTAGCGGTCGACGGTCAGGCCCGGTGCGCCTTCCTGGCTGCCGTGGAACAGGCGGTAGCAGTCGGTGCCCTGGGCATGCAGTTCGGTGAGCAGGGCCTGGCGGGTATCGAAGGCGGCGCGCAGCGCCTGATTGAGAGAAGGCATGCGCGGCGTCTCGGTGAGAGGAGGCGCGCAGTTTATCAAGAAAAACGCCGGCACTTGGCCGGCGCTTCCTTGGCATCAGGGGATTAACGCTCAATCGCCAGCGCTACGCCCTGGCCGCCGCCGATGCACAGGGTGGCGAGTCCCTTCTTGGCGTCGCGCTTGAGCATCTCGTGCAGCAGGGTCACCAGCACGCGGCAGCCGGAGGCGCCGATCGGGTGGCCGAGGGCGATGGCGCCGCCATTGACGTTGACCTTGTCCGCGTCCCAGCCAAGCTCCTGGCCGACCGCCAGGGACTGCGCGGCGAAGGCTTCGTTGGCTTCGATCAGGTCGAGGTCAGCCAGCTGCCAGCCGGCCTTTTCCAGGCAGCGCTTGGTCGCCGAGACTGGGCCGATGCCCATGATCGCCGGGTCGACGCCGGCATTGGCGTAGCCGGCGATCTTCGCCAGCACCGGCAGGCCGAGGGCCTTGGCTTTCTCGGCACTCATCAGCAGCACGGCGGCGGCGCCGTCGTTGAGGCTGGAGGCGTTGCCGGCGGTGACGCTGCCGTCCTTCTTGAACGCCGGCTTGAGCTTGGCCAGGGATTCGGCGCTGGTGCCCGCGCGCGGCTGTTCATCGGTGGCGAAGGCCAGCGGCTCGCCTTTCTTCTGCGGAATCAGGATCGGGGTGATCTCATCATTGAAGCGTCCACCTTCGATGGCGGCCACGGCTTTCTGCTGCGAGGCGGCGGCGAAGGCGTCCTGCTGCTCGCGGCTGAGGCCGTACTTGGCCACCAGATTCTCGGCGGTGATGCCCATGTGGTAATCGTTGAAGGCGTCCCACAGGCCGTCCTGAATCATGGTGTCGATCAGTTTGGCGTGGCCCATGCGCAGGCCGGTACGGGCGCCAGGCATGACGTAGGGGGCGAGGCTCATGTTCTCCTGGCCGCCGGCGATGATCACCTCGGCGTCGCCACAGCGGATCGCCTGGGCACCCAGGTGCAGGGCCTTGAGGCCGGAGCCGCAGACCTTGTTGAGGGTCAGGGCCGGCACCGCATGCGGCAGGCCGGCGAGGATCGCCGCCTGGCGCGCCGGGTTCTGGCCGCTGCCGGCGGTCAACACCTGGCCGAAGATCACTTCATCCACCTCGGCGCCGTCCAGGCCGGTTTGCTCCAGCAGGCGGCGGATCACCGCGGCGCCCAGTTCCGGGGCCGGAATATTGGCCAGCGCGCCCTGGAAGCTGCCGATGGCGGTGCGGGTGGCGGCGACGATGACGACTTCTTGCATGACGCAGATCCTCAGGAAAAAGCGGGTCGAGCCGCGGCTGTCGTATGGTTAGGGCAATGGTTGCACAGGCATTTGTCGGTGGCCACCTCCCGGACTGGGTGGTCATGGCCTCAGCGGATGGGCGGCAGGCCCATGCGCCGCCGGGCGCGGTGCAGCGAGCCGTTGCGTACCGCCCAGCGCAGCAAGGGCACGCTGCCGCGCACCCCGGCGCGGATCAGTCGGCGTTGCAGCGGGCCTAGACGCAGGTCGAGCAGGTCGCCGGCCCAGTCCGGCAGCAGGTCGATGCCGGCGCGCAGCATCAAGGCGCTGTAGGGGCGGGCGAAGGCGCTCGGCGAGGGGGCGGCGAGCAGTACGCGGATTACCTCGCGGGTGCGCGAGTCGTAGCGCAATTGCGGGCGCATGGCCTGCAGGTAGTCCGCCACCGCCTGGCGCGAACGCGGCACGTCGTGGGCGCCGAGGCGTTCGGCGACCAGGGCGATTTCGGCGTAATAGCGGTCCTGCTCGTGACCCGGAAATTCCGGATTGCGGTAGCGCAGGTAGGACTTGAGGAAGCTGCTGACCTCGGCCACATGCACCCAGGTCAACAGGTCCGGGTCGTTGGCGGCATAGGGCCGGCCATCCGGCAGGGTGCCGACCACGCCTTCATGGATGCGCTGCACGCGGGCGATGAGCTTGTCCGCATCGGCGCGCGCGCCGTAGGTGGTGGTCGAGATGAACTGGCCGGTGCGGCGTAGGCGGCCGAGCATGTCCTCGCGGAAGTTGGAATGATCCCAGACCCCGGCCAAGGCCCGGGGGTGAAGCATCTGCAGAAGCAGCGCGCTGACGCCGCCGATCAGCATGGCGCTGAAGTCGCCATGCACCTGCCAGCATGCCGAGTCGGGGCCGAACAGCCCGGGGTCGCCGGCCGGCGACTCGAAGTCGACCCCGCCGAGGGCCAGGCCGCTGAGGTTGAGCACCTGGCTTTCGATGTGACGGCGGAGCGTTTCCATGGCGACGGCTGGCTTCCTTGCCCCTCTCCCGGGCAGGAGAGGGGGCGTTGCGGGTTAACGGTTGAGGCGCTTGCCGATCAGCCCATCGACCACCGAGGGGTCGGCCAGGGTCGAGGTGTCGCCGAGGCTGTCCAGTTCGTTGCAGGCGATCTTGCGCAGGATGCGCCGCATGATCTTGCCCGAGCGGGTTTTCGGCAAGGCCGGCGCCCACTGCAGCAGTTCAGGCTTGGCGAAGCTGCCGATTTCCTTGCCGACCAGCGCCAGCAGTTCCTGCTTCAGCGCCTCGCTCGGCTCGATGCCGTTCATCGGCGTGACGAAGGCGTAAATGCCCTGACCCTTCACGTCATGCGGATAGCCGACCACCGCCGCCTCGGCGACCGCATCATGCAGCACCAGGGCGCTTTCCACCTCGGCGGTGCCGATGCGGTGGCCGGAGACGTTGATCACGTCATCGACTCGGCCGGTGATCCAGTAGTAGCCGTCCTCGTCGCGGCGCGCGCCGTCGCCGGTGAAGTAGTAGCCGGGGTAAGCGCTGAAGTAGGTGTCGAGCATGCGCTGGTGGTCGCCGTAGACGCTGCGGATCTGGCTCGGCCAGCTGGCCTTGATCGCCAGTACGCCTGAGCCTGCGCCGGCAATTTCCTGGCCCTGTTCATCCAGCAGCACCGGCTGTACGCCGAAGAACGGGCGGGTCGCCGAGCCGGGCTTGAGGGTAGTGGCGCCGGGCAGCGGGGTGATCATGATGGCGCCGGTTTCGGTCTGCCACCAGGTGTCGACGATCGGGCAGCGGGTTTCGCCGACCACGTGGTAGTACCACTCCCAGGCTTCCGGGTTGATCGGCTCGCCCACCGTGCCGAGCAGGCGCAGACTGCTGC is drawn from Pseudomonas cavernae and contains these coding sequences:
- a CDS encoding DUF748 domain-containing protein; translation: MPKGLKRAAGALLIALALYSLLGFLILPGIALRVANQQLAQYATVPAHLERLELNPFSLELTLWGLHVGEAEQAQAGFQRLYANLQLDSLWSGALHLAAVELEKSHTEVLFAKDGKLNLSQLFELPPSEPKPAEQPPSEPFPLRIDRIVLTEGGLHFQDLRPSEPVEFAYDSLNLELMNLSTLPHDNADMSLVAIGPHGGRIDWHGQVSLSPITSSGQLKLTDGKMKGFWPYVRDAVPLVLEDGVISLNSDYSLNLTKGTELKLSNATITVAPFAIKSPDNKPLVRLERLEVSETSLDLAKQQVIVGKIRSQNLETWATREKDGQLDWQKLFAAHQRPQPPAPAPAPAQAPAEAAPAPATPETPAASHPMAAGAAQQPLTTPPPAAPAQTPTPTPTPAEPEPSKPWQVLLVDTQLRDYRIHLADRQPAEPVVLEVGPLSLDLRNFDSLNQSPFGLKLETGLGKQGQLSAEGEVNLKPVSAKLKVATRDIDLRVAQAYISPFIRLELRSGLLGSDLDVDLQSTEPLAFAVNGRAEVNQLHTLDTLKERDFVKWQTLVLEGLNYQHKDHLEIAKVSLDQPYARVMINEDQTTNINDLLIPQPATPAGQTPSPAPANPAGKPLGIRIGAISIANGSANFADFSLRPNFATAIQQLNGSIGTLDSRKPQAAKVAIKGKVDRYAPVSILGSINPFDPLDSLDLTTSFKRVELTTLTPYSGKFAGYRIRKGRLNLDLHYQITKKQLKAENKVVVEQLQLGEKVDSPNAVDLPIRLAVALLKDTEGKIKIELPVAGDLNDPQFSVMPIVWQTLRNLVLRAVQAPFKFIAGLVGGGSDVDLSNVPFAPGSSELDSASQGTLDTLAKALKERPQLRLEVEGISAQSSDGALLAEQRLQREYQTTYYKILQRRGDKVPAEASQLEVSEDDQNALLEGIYRTRLKQQPPAEWKELGSDERAAKLREAVLQSWGQSELLLRQLAQSRAASVKNYLVDKGGLSDERIFLIDVSLAEAEAGGKVATALHLDSE
- a CDS encoding class I SAM-dependent rRNA methyltransferase, with amino-acid sequence MPSLNQALRAAFDTRQALLTELHAQGTDCYRLFHGSQEGAPGLTVDRYGPQLLVQSFHQTLERDALLALHAEIERSLGLDLLLVYNDRSQGNSRIDRSDPVYQPDAAALKDLIGHEWGLNYRVRGRHPGQDPLLFLDLRNARGWIKAHSAGKSVLNLFAYTCGVGLSAAAGGASTVVNLDFAEGNLAVGRENGALNPQLPAMQFVQSDYFPAVRQLAGLPVSARRGHKLPHYPRLQARQFDLVFLDPPAWAKSTFGTVDLLRDYQSLLKPALLATAANGVLICCNNLAKVAMHDWREQVLRCAEKLGRSVRDCQPLPPAADFPSMDGQPPLKTLILRF
- a CDS encoding acetyl-CoA C-acetyltransferase, translating into MQEVVIVAATRTAIGSFQGALANIPAPELGAAVIRRLLEQTGLDGAEVDEVIFGQVLTAGSGQNPARQAAILAGLPHAVPALTLNKVCGSGLKALHLGAQAIRCGDAEVIIAGGQENMSLAPYVMPGARTGLRMGHAKLIDTMIQDGLWDAFNDYHMGITAENLVAKYGLSREQQDAFAAASQQKAVAAIEGGRFNDEITPILIPQKKGEPLAFATDEQPRAGTSAESLAKLKPAFKKDGSVTAGNASSLNDGAAAVLLMSAEKAKALGLPVLAKIAGYANAGVDPAIMGIGPVSATKRCLEKAGWQLADLDLIEANEAFAAQSLAVGQELGWDADKVNVNGGAIALGHPIGASGCRVLVTLLHEMLKRDAKKGLATLCIGGGQGVALAIER
- a CDS encoding oxygenase MpaB family protein, whose translation is METLRRHIESQVLNLSGLALGGVDFESPAGDPGLFGPDSACWQVHGDFSAMLIGGVSALLLQMLHPRALAGVWDHSNFREDMLGRLRRTGQFISTTTYGARADADKLIARVQRIHEGVVGTLPDGRPYAANDPDLLTWVHVAEVSSFLKSYLRYRNPEFPGHEQDRYYAEIALVAERLGAHDVPRSRQAVADYLQAMRPQLRYDSRTREVIRVLLAAPSPSAFARPYSALMLRAGIDLLPDWAGDLLDLRLGPLQRRLIRAGVRGSVPLLRWAVRNGSLHRARRRMGLPPIR